In Haliscomenobacter hydrossis DSM 1100, the DNA window GGATGTGGTTATATGAAAGGCGAAATAAAAATACTTAATTTGGTTGAAGATTCCAAAAATCAGAATAGGAAATTCATGTATAAAACAAATCGAAATGATTAGAATATTCCTTTTTTTCTTGTTGTGTAGTCTATGCCTAAAAATGAAATTAACATCTGACACTTCCCCCTCCCTCCTCATCCTCGGCACCATCCAGGACGCCGGATCACCCCACGCGGGCTGTACCAAAGACTGCTGCAAGACCCTGTTCAAACACCCCGACCCCGCGCGTATGGTTGTCGCGCTCGGCCTGATCGACCCCGAAAATCGCCTGAACTGGCTGTTCGAAGCCACGCCAGATTTACCCCGCCAAATGAAAATACTCAAAGAGCATTCACCCTTTCGCAGCGAAGAAACACCCAACGGCATTTTTTTGACCCACGCCCATATCGGCCATTACAGCGGCCTGATGTACTTGGGGCGGGAAAGTATGAACGCCAAGGCCACGCCCGTGTACGCCATGCCGCGCATGCGGGAGTTTTTGGAAACCAACGGGCCCTGGAGCCAGTTGCTCAGTTTGAAAAACATTGCCCTACACCCCCTCCAGGATCAGGAAAGTGTCCAACTTTCATCGCAGCTCAGCGTCACCCCGCTCAAAGTGCCCCACCGCGATGAGTTTTCCGAAACGGTCGGTTTTCGCATTCAGGGGCCTAACAAATCAGCTATATTTATTCCCGACATCGACAAATGGGAGCGCTGGTCGACGGACATTGTAGCCGAAATCAAAAAGGTGGATTACGCTTTTTTGGACGCCACTTTTTACGACAATGCCGAACTGAACTACCGCAACATGGCCGAAATTCCGCACCCTTTTGTGGTAGAAAGTATGGAGCGGTTCAAGGCGCTACCGCTGGAGGAAAAGAAAAAAATCTACTTTATCCACCTCAACCACACCAATCCCTTGCTCAATAGCAAGAGTCCACAACTGAAAGCGCTGCGGAAAAACGGATTCCAGGTTGCTGAGTTCCAGCAAATTTTCCATCTTTAAGACTTACAAAAACATCAGTGCAGCATGGTATCACAATTCAACAGGATTCTCTTTTTGTTATGCATCTTGGGACTGACCCAAACCACTTGGGCCAATGTGTCCTTACCCGCCTTTTTTTCTGACAATATGGTTTTGCAACAAAACTCGGAATTGAACATTTGGGGCTGGGGCAAACCGGGAGAAAACATTGTAGTAAGTACCAGTTGGAATGCCCAATACAACACCAAAGCCAGCAACCAAGGTACCTGGTCGGTATTGGTCACAACCCCAACGGGCAGCATGACGCCCTACGACATCAGCATTAAAGGCTACAATGAAGTTTTGCTTAAAAACGTGCTGATCGGCGAAGTCTGGCTTTGTTCTGGGCAATCCAATATGGAATGGTCGGCCAACAGTAAAATCAACAACGCCGAAGAAGAGATCAAACAAGCTAGTTTCCCTACGATCCGCTTCTTTTCGGTAGAACATCGCACTGCCCTTACCCAACAAATTGACCTGGAAGGCCAGTGGGTGGAATGCAGCCCGGCCACTATGCAAAACTTCAGTGCGATCGGTTATTTTTTTGGCCGCAAATTGCAGCAAGAACTGAAAATTCCGATTGGGGTCATCAACTCCAGTTGGGGCGGTACCCCCGCCGAAACGTGGATGCCCGCTGAAGTTTTTGAACACAATGAAGTAATCAGTACGGCAGCCAAAAAACTGGAATCGGTACCCTGGGGGCCCGTTGAAATCGCCCGAATCTACAATGCCATGATCGAACCCCTGTCCAAATTTCGCATCGCCGGGGTCCTGTGGTATCAGGGTGAATCCAATGTGGGCACAGCCTATGCGTACAAAGCGACCATGACTGCGTTGATTAAGAGCTGGCGCAAAAAATGGGGTGTTGATTTTCCATTCTACTATTGCCAAATTGCGCCTTACCGGTATGGTAAATTCATGGAGGGCGCCGAATTGCGCGATGCTCAACGCAAAACACTGGATGTACCCCAAACGGGTATGGTGGTCACCAGTGACATTGGGGATACTTCCGACATTCACCCGCGGAACAAATTGGATGTGGGGCTACGCCTGGCCAACCTGGCACTAGGGCAACACTACAAAATCGATGACCGGGTCGTTTCCGGGCCACTTTACAAAGATAGCCAAGTGCAAGGGCGGCATATTTTGGTGTATTTTGACCACGCCGAAGGCTTAAACTGCAAGGGAGACCAACTCACCCATTTTGAAATCGCTGGCGAAGATGGGGTGTATCATCCCGCCGAGGCCAAAATTAAAAAAGACAACAGCGTCGAAGTTCAGTCTGATCAGGTGAAAAGACCCGTATCGGTACGTTTTGCCTGGAGCAATACGGCAACGCCAAATTTGTTCAATGGGGCAGGGCTGCCGGCTTCTTGTTTTCACTCCAACTAGATTCTTGTTTTGTTTGATGTTAAAATTCTATCACGTGCTAAACCTGGGCTAGGTTTCGTCGTCTATAGTATAAACCGAAAACCATGAAAAAAAAATTACCCGTTTTATTTTTACTGCTATTTGGAGCACTTCATTTAATTGAGGCGCACAACCCGGTTTGGACCAAAGACATTGCTCCAATCCTTTTCAAACATTGTACCTCTTGTCACAACCAAAGTGGGCTGGCGCCTTTTCCTTTGATCAGTTACGACGATGCATATTTTAACCGTTATTCAATTTTGAGTTCTATCAAAAACGGGAAAATGCCCCCTTGGCCCCCCGACCCCAATTACAGCCATTTCGTTTTCGAACGTCGCCTTAGTGCAGACGAGATCCACTTGATTGAAGAATGGGTGGGCGGTGCAGCGTCTTACGGAAATCCAATCGATGCGCCCACTCCACCCGTGTTCAGCAATGCCCCAGCGATTGCTACCCCGCAATTGAGCCTGGAAATACCAGAGTATACCATTTCCAGCAACAAAGATGTGTATCGCTGCTTTCCCATTGCCAGCGGTGTCAATGTCGATAAATTCATCACGGCTTTTGAGTGTGTACCGGGCAATGCATCGGTGGTACACCACGTATTGGTATACGCGGATACGGCCAAGACGGTACTGACTTTGGACGCACGTGACCCAGGGCCGGGATACACCAGTTTTGGCGGAGTAGGATCAAACTCCGCTGTACAGATTGGGGCCTGGGTACCGGGAAGTCGACCTACTTTTTACCCCAAAGGAATGGGACAACTGTTGGCCAAAAACGCCACTGTGATCCTGCAAGTACACTACGCTCCGGGGTCAATAGGAAAAAAAGACCGAACCCGTTTTTTGGCCAAACTCGAATCTGGCCCGATGCGTAGGCTGGAAACCTTGCCTTTACTCAATCATCTTTTCTCCCTGACGAACGGCCCTTTGGTTTTGCCAGCCAATCAGATAAAGACCATCAAATCGCAGTTTCGAGTACCGATTCAGGGCACGGTGATTGCGGTAGCGCCGCACATGCACCTCTTGGGCAAATCCATCAAGGTTTGGGGCATTACACCTAAAAAAGACACCCTCAAAGTCATCCGCATCAATAACTGGGATTTTCATTGGCAGGGCTCTTATTTGTTCCCCAAAGCCATGGTAATTCCCTTGGGTACTACCGTATATGGAGAGGCCGTGTATGACAATACCGAGAACAATTTTGACAATCCCAATACGCCCCCCAAAGAAGTGAGGGTAGGGGAGGCCACCACCGACGAAATGATGCTGGTGTACTTTACTTTTGCCGCGTATCAACTAGGCGATGAAAATTTGGTCTTAGCCCCTTCCGAAGTCACGGCTAGTCGAGAGCTCAAACTGGACAAACTGGACTTGAAGATTGCGCCCAACCCGGTGCGCGACCAGGCCCAAATATCCTTTACCTTACCCGAAGCCGAGGCCATCTGGATCGATGTTTTTGATGCACAAGGGCGCTGGATGCGCAGTTTGGCGGCCAATCAGCAAAGCGCGGCAGGACTCAATCAGCAGGAATTAAAGCTAGTCGATTTGGCCAGCGGAAATTATTTTTTGCGCCTGCGCACACAAAAAGGCTATGGTTCTGCTGCTTTAATCAAGTTGTAATCATTATTTTGGCCGTTCAACCATCTGCAAAATGACGATCAATCACACCAGCGTTGAGCTGCCAGATTTTGGCATGCCTTCCGCCGAACCCATCTTGAGCCAAGCCATTTATGAACAACGTATCGCAAAACTGCGGCAAAAGATGCAAGCGTTGGAATTGGATTTTGTGATCGTGTACGGCGACCGTGAGCACAACGCCAACACGACCTACCTCTGTGGGTACGATCCCCGCTTTGAAGAAAGTCTGCTGATTGTAGGCAAAACCGGGCTTCCCCATCTATTGCTGGGCAATGAAGGTTGGGGCTACGCCGAACTGGCTCCTTTGCCCATGCAGCGAGTATTGTTTCAGTCCCTGAGTTTAATGGGACAGGATCGTTTGTCGGGTGTTTCCCTGAACGACGCTTTGGCTGCCGCAGGAATAAATTCCGAGAGCAACATTGGCGTAGCTGGTTGGAAGTATTTCACCACAGCAGAGTTTTCCGAGCCGGAATATGTCTTCGAAACGCCCTCATACCTGATCGACGCCTTGCGCAAGCTCAGCGGGAACCCTCAACAGGTGCGCAATGTGAATGCCATTTTTATGAACCCCGACGATGGCTTGCGCATTTTGAATGAAGCCGAACAATTGGCGATGTTTGAATTTGCTGCTTGTTATACTTCTTCGGGCTTAAAAAGTGTATTGTTCAATATGCGTCCTGGCTTGACCGAAATGGAGGCCACCACGCTAATGGAACTCAACGGGTTTCCGTTAGGTGCACATACGATGCTAAGCAACGGACCCCGGGCAGCTTATGGCTTGCCAAGTCCCTCCATGAATACCTTAAAAGTGGGCGAACCTTTCACCATGTGTATGTGCTTATGGGGTGGCTTGAATGCCCGCGCCGGGTGGTTGGTACACGATGAAAGTGAATTGCCCGAAGGGGTGAAAGATTACCTACAAAAACTGGCCATCCCTTATTTCCGTGCCATTGTCAAATGGTACGAACACATCGGCATCGGGGTGCCTGCGGGAGAATTGTACGACCTCATTCACGGCGAAATTGGCGATCCATTTTTTGGGGTCAAGCTCAATCCAGGGCACTTTATCCACCTTGACGAGTGGGTACATTCCCCCGTATACAAAGGCTCGGAACTGAAATTCAAATCGGGCATGGCCATGCAGGTAGATGTGATTCCCGGTACGGGCACGGCCTACCATACCAGCAACATCGAAGATGGTATTGCACTGGCGGATGAAAGCCTTCGGGAAGAAATTGCCCAAAAATTCCCGGAAATGTGGCAGCGCATTCAAGCGCGACGGAAGTTTATGGCGGAGGTGATTGGGATAAAATTGAAACCGGAAGTTTTGCCGTTTAGCAATATTCCGGCGTATTTGCCACCGTATCTGTTGAGTCCGGAAAAAGTTCTCAAAGTAGAACGGTAGCCCAAATGCAGAAGAGACGGTTGCTACACTCCGCAGCAACCGTCTCTTCAACTTTTAAACGCTTCAACATTTCAACTTATCCCTACCGATTCCCCGCCGACATAAAAATCCGTCTCCAGTTGATCCCCTTCGCCAGACTTCCTTCCTTCAGCGAGAACCAAATCAGCAGTGGCTTACCCACCACGTGATCTTCCGGAACAAAGCCCCAATAGCGTGAATCCTCGGAATTGTGACGGTTGTCCCCCATCATCCAGTAATAGTTCTGCTTGAAGGTGTAACGGGTGGTTTCTTTGCCATTGACATAAAACTTGCCATTGCGTTCTTCAAACTGATTACCTTCGTACTTGCCGATTACCCGGCGATACATGGCGATACTTTCTGGCTTGAGGTTGATGGTGACTCCTTTTTTGGGAATGTAGATCGGGCCATAGTTGTCCAGATCCCAGGTGCCAAAATGAGCGGTGTCGTAAGGGAAAAGCCGATTTTGGGTGCGACTCATATCAATGGGTTCAATCACGATGTTTTTGTCCATCGCTTTGAGCTTGCTTTTTTGTTCATTGTTGAGGATCAGCATCATACTGGCGCTTCCCCCACCAACTCCCTGTAGTTGATCTTCTTCTGAAATGCCCCAGTCACTGAAATCCTGGGAATTGATACCTGCGCCGGACGGGTTGTACACCTGGTACATGTATTGCAGGAATCTGGGGTTGGCTCCAGCTTTGCCGTTGATGAATACCTGGCGATTGCGAATTTGCAAAGAGTCTCCGGGTAAACCGATGCACCTTTTGATGTAGTGGTCCATTTTGTCCATGGGGCGCGTCACCATGGGTACTTGTCCGGTACCAATCATCGTGCTGAAAGGAGGCGGTATGCTCCCCCTGCGGGAGTCATAAATGCTCCAGGTTCTTTTGGGAAAAATGAATACACTATCGCCCTCGGGGTAGTTAAAAACAACGGGGTCATTGTGATCAATGCCTTCAAAAGCCCGGAGGCGTTTGTATTTAAGCTTGGGTTTTTCCAGGTATGACTCGGTATTGAGCATGGGAATGCGGTTGTGTAAAAGGGGCACCATGGCCACCGTTTGTGGCATCCGCAGCCCGTAGCTGGGTTTGCTGACGAACAAGAAGTCGCCCACCAACATCGAACCCTCCATCGAAGAAGTCGGGATCACATAGGCTTCAATCAAAAACATCCGAATGAAAGCCGCTGCAAATACGGCAAAAATGATGGCTTCGGCCCATTCGCGAATGCCCGATTTTTTGTAAGGATTTTCGGCCAATAACTTTTTGTGCTGCCGTTCCTGGTTGCGGGTATCGTGCAACTTTTGGCGGTATTCACGTTCCTTGGGCAGGATCGGCCCCTCATATTTGTCTTGTTTATTGGTACCCAAGTACAAGAAATAAAAAGGGGCAAACAACACCGCCAGAGCACTGTGGTAAAATTTCAGTTTACCAAAAGAACGCGCCATATCAACTGCTAAACCTGCATAGATGAAGATGTTGACAATTGGTAACAACAGAAAAATGGCGTGCGTGGGCTTGCGACCAACCAACTTACCCCATACCAGGAAATTGTAGCCTGGTACCAATCCTTTCCATCCCGCTTCACCGCATTTTTGGAAAATAAAGTACAAACTTACACTCAGCAGTACGTAACTCAATACAAAAAACCAGATCATGCTGTACAGGTTTGTGTGAATGATATTCAGTAGCCCTTCTAGGAGCGCCCAAATATAAAGCTTTCGAGGTTAGTTGCGAAACCTTATTGAAAATTACAGGTTTAAAAGGTTTTTAAGCCGATTGCAACTCAATTACGGTTACTTCTGGCAAGATGCCAACCCGCCCCGGATACCCCAAAAAGCCCAAACCCCGATTGACGTACAAAAACTGCTCGCCTTGTTGGTACAAGCCGGCCCATTGTTTGTACATGAATTGGGCAGGACTCCATTTGATCCATCCGGGAATCTCGATGCCAAACTGGAATCCGTGGGTATGTCCCGAAAAAGTGAGGTTGATGTCTTTGAACTCAGGCACAATTTGTAAGTCCCAGTGCGAAGGATCATGTGAAAGCAATAGTTTGACGTTGGCCCCATCCGAGCCACTGTGCGCATCAGCCAAACGGCCCATTTTGGGGAACTGCGGGAGCGCGGAGTAGTTCTCCACGCCGATAACGGCTACTTTTTCATTGTTGATGTCCAACATGCGGTGCTCATTCATCAGCAAATTCCAGCCCAGTTTTTTGTGGATGCCTTTTAGTTTTTCTAGGTTGGCGTCTTTGGCTTCAGCATTTTCCCAGCGATGGTAGTCGCCATAGTCGTGATTGCCCAAAACCGAATACACCCCGTATTTGGCATCAATTTTATCAAAAATATCCATAAAGTCGGTCATTTCATCCGAATGATCATTGACCAGATCACCAGTAAAAAAAACCAGGTCGGGCTTTTGGGCATTGATCAGCTCAATGGCATTTTTGACCGGATCTTTGAAAGTGAAACTGCCGGAATGGATGTCAGAAATTTGTACAATTTTTAAACCCACCAAATTGGGTGACAAACCTTTGATGCCTACCGATTCCTTAAATAGCTGATAGCGGTAAGGATTGCGAATGATGCCGTAAGACAGGGAAAAGAAAGGGATGGCGCCAAAGAAAATGCCCATTTTGCTCAAAAAACGGGAACGGCTAATGTCAAACTCCGCCGGGCCTCCATTCACTCTTTGACCAACCCACAAGGTCAAACGGCGCAGGTCGTCGATCAACAGTAAGGGAAGGATCAGGAATTTGGAAATGTAAATGATGAACACAAAGGTGCGCGTGTACGTTTCCATGTTTTTGCTCCAGCCATCAGCCAAGCCCCAAAAATGGGCAAAAAGATAGAACAGGCTAAAGGCAGTAAGTGCCCAAAAAAAGCCATACACGATGTTTCTTGTCATCAGCGACCAGTTTTGTGCAAGGTGCCTAACCGCTTGAAAACTATAGATGTCAATGGCCAACAAGAAGAGGATGAAGATAGTGAATCGCATTTTCGTCAAATTGATAAACAATGGTTTAACACTAGAATAGAACAAAGGGATTAATTTAAAACGTAAATTTGCGCTTTCTTAGACCATAAATCAATTATGCTGGACAAAATACCCAATCTTAAGCATCTGCGGAGTGGTAATTTTTTTCTTATCGCTGGCCCTTGCGCCATTGAAGGAGAAGATATTGCCTATGAAATCGCCGAAAAAGTGCACAACATCTGTGCCCGCCTGGAAATTCCTTATATCTTTAAAGGTTCCTACCGCAAAGCAAATCGCTCGCGACTTGATTCTTTCACGGGCATTGGCGATGAGCGGGCACTGGAAGTACTCCAGAAAATAGGTGAACATTACGGGATTCCGGTGACTACCGATATCCATACCGATGAAGAAGCGGCTTATGCGGCAAAATATGTCGATGTGTTGCAAATTCCGGCTTTTTTGTGCCGCCAAACCAGCCTTCTAGTGGCTGCTGCCGATACAGGCAAAGTAGTCAATGTAAAAAAAGGCCAGTTCATGAGCCCTGAAGCCATGAAGTACGCCGTGGACAAAATCCGGCAGTCGGGCAATGATAAAATCTTCCTGACCGAACGGGGGGTGACCTTTGGTTATCAGGACTTGGTGATTGATTACCGCGGCTTGCCCGTGATGCAATCTTTCGGGGTACCCGTCGTTTTGGATTGTACCCATTCGTTACAGCAGCCCAACCAGGCCAGCGGAGTGACTGGAGGCAGACCAGCCCTGATTGAAACGGTGGCCAAAGCGGCCATTGCAGTTGGGGTAGATGGCCTTTTTATTGAAACTCATCCTCGGCCAGCTGAGGCCAAATCCGATGGCGCCAATATGCTACCGCTGGAACGTTTGGAACCGATGTTGGAAAAACTGGTGAAAATTCGCGAAGCGATAAAATAACATATGCTTTATGCTGAAAAAGCTTTTTCTAGCCTGTTCTATTCTGGTACTCCCCTTGTTGATCCATGCGCAGATCAAGCGGACCGTGCATGAAGTGATCCCGGTATCGGATACCATCCAGACCATTACCTGTGAATTTTATGATTCCCTAAAAGTACAATGTTGGCCAAGCAATTCAATCATGCTGGAGATTACCATTGTCCACAAAAATTACAGTACCGATAGCATTCTGAAGGGCTTGATCGAGCAAGGGCGCTATCGCCTGGATCCGGTGAAATCGGAGGATCGACTGCACATCAAATTCGACTTGCGCAACCGAGGCATATTGAATACCCTGACCAGTGGGGAAATTCCCGAAGAAGTCAGTGTGAACATTTTTATTCCCGAAGATTTTGAAGAGGGCGCAAAAGGAGAGTGGAAACGCAAAAAAAAATCGTAGGGGCGACCCTACGTGGTCGCCCCAGGATCGCCACGTAGGGCGGCCACGCAGGGCGACCCTACGTGGCCGCCCCAACCACCACAGCAATGATTCAAGAGATAGAGTTAAAAATTTTACCAGCCGATGCCCGCAATGAACAACTGATTCGCAGCAAGGCGGCTGGAAAATTGAAACTGCAAGATGATCAAATTCAGGAAGTAAGGATACTGCGTCGCTCCATCGATGCCCGAGGTAGTCAACCCATTTTTTTGCTAAAAGTTGCGGTGTACATCGGGGAAAGTTACCATGGAGAACCCGCAATTTTGCCCCAACTCAAATCCGTAGCCGATCGGCCTGCCGTTATTATTGTGGGTGCCGGGCCAGCAGGGTATTTTGCTGCGCTGGAGCTGATTGAACAGGGGCTGAAACCCATCGTACTGGATCGGGGCAAAGACGTACGCACCCGGCGCAGAGACTTGCGGGCCATTCAACAGTTTGGCCAGGTCGATCCGCACTCCAATTACTGTTTTGGAGAAGGAGGGGCAGGCACCTACTCCGATGGAAAATTGTATACCCGTTCGCACAAGCGTGGAACCATCGATAAAGCCATGCAATTGTTGGTAGAACACGGGGCTTCTGCTGAAATTTTGATCGATGCGCACCCGCACATCGGCTCCAATAAATTGCCTAATCTGGTGGCCAACATCCGTGCTACCATCCTTCATTACGGCGGCGAAGTCCATTTTGATCATTATGTGACCGACTTTATCCTCCACCATCAGCGCATGATCGGAGTGGTGGTCAACGACACCCTGGAATACCGGGGAGAAGCGGTGGTTCTGGCAACTGGCCACTCTGCACGCGACATTTATTACCTCTTGCAACGGCACAATATTACCCTGGAGGCAAAACCATTTGCACTGGGCGTACGCATTGAACATTCGCAGCAACTCATCGACCGCATTCAGTACAATGTTGCAGCGCGTGATGAACATTTGCCTGCCGCCAGCTACAAATTGGTGACCCAGGTAGCGGGACGGGGCGTTTTTTCCTTTTGTATGTGCCCAGGCGGACTGGTGGTTCCGGCTGCTACCGCGCCGGGCGAAATTGTGGTCAATGGCATGTCCATGTCGCGGCGCGATTCTCCGTATGCGAACTCTGGTACGGTAGTGGCGGTTGAACTGGAAGATTTGGCTCCTTTTCAGGCACACGGCGTATTTGCCGGGCTGGAGTTTCAGCGCGCGGTAGAGCAAGCCATGTTTAACTTTGGCGATGGCAGCCAAAAAGCCCCAACCCAGCGTTTGACCGACTTTGTGAAGGGAAAAATATCCAGCAGCTTGCCGGGGTCTTCGTATATCCCGGGCTTGATTTCTGCGCCGCTGCACGAGTTACTACCCCCTTCGATTTACGAACGACTGAAATTGGGGGTATCCGATTTTGGCCGCAAAATGAAAGGATATTACACCGAAGAAGCCAACGTCATTGGCACCGAAAGCCGTACCAGTTCGCCGATTCGGATTCCTCGCAATGCCCAAACCCTGATGCACGAGGGGGTAGAAGGGCTTTTTCCGAGTGGAGAAGGAGCTGGTTATGCCGGAGGGATTATTTCGGCGGCGATGGATGGGCAGAATGTGGCGAAAGCGGTGACGGCTTACATTATACCCCACGCGGGATGACCAGGTGATTTTTGTCTCTTTCTTTTTTCGCCCTGCCTCGTTGCAAATGCTCGCCGTAGCTTTGGCTACGTCTGCGCTTTGCGCCTTGCAGGTCAAAAAAGAAATTCGCCAAAATTTCACCTGCCCTCCCCGCGTGGGGTATAGCTTGAAGACAAAGCCTTAGTTGTCCTTTATTTAGACTTGATCTTTTAAAGATTTTCCTGAATATTGCGGCGATAACCCCAGAAGGGAAGTATCTTGCATATCCTAACCTTTAGACTTGTTGTAACGGGAGACTGCTTGGCTCAAAAATGGTCTTTTTTCCCTGCTTTTCGTTTATTTTATCGTCCGTAGCGCTGCTACGCACTCAAAAATAAGCCTCAATCAGGAAAAAAATCCCTTATTTTTGATCTCAAGCGCTCCCGTTGCAACAAGTCTATTACCAAATTATCGACATGAAAGCCATTATGGACCTGATCGGTCGAATCTGTATATCGCTGATTTTTTTTTACGAAGCCTACGACTCCATTGTGTACGCCAAGGCTACCAAAGCCTTGATGACTGAATACGGAGTAGTTTGGCGGCAAGATTTACTCTTTTACGGGGCAATAGTGGCTTTGGTACTCGGGAGTATTTTGGTGCTGATTGGGTACCGAGCTGGCTTAGGGGCATTTCTGCTTTTAGCGTATTGGATCCCCGTTACGTTGATTGTACACTCGTTTTGGAATGATGCGCCCGAATTGCGCAGGATGGAGTCCATCCACTTTATGAAAAACATTGCCATCGTTGGCGGCTTACTTTCGGTACTGGTCAATGGCAGCGGAAAAATCAGCATTCGCCGGCTATTTGCTACTTTTAGGGTGCGAAATGCGTAAGCTATAG includes these proteins:
- a CDS encoding NAD(P)/FAD-dependent oxidoreductase, with amino-acid sequence MIQEIELKILPADARNEQLIRSKAAGKLKLQDDQIQEVRILRRSIDARGSQPIFLLKVAVYIGESYHGEPAILPQLKSVADRPAVIIVGAGPAGYFAALELIEQGLKPIVLDRGKDVRTRRRDLRAIQQFGQVDPHSNYCFGEGGAGTYSDGKLYTRSHKRGTIDKAMQLLVEHGASAEILIDAHPHIGSNKLPNLVANIRATILHYGGEVHFDHYVTDFILHHQRMIGVVVNDTLEYRGEAVVLATGHSARDIYYLLQRHNITLEAKPFALGVRIEHSQQLIDRIQYNVAARDEHLPAASYKLVTQVAGRGVFSFCMCPGGLVVPAATAPGEIVVNGMSMSRRDSPYANSGTVVAVELEDLAPFQAHGVFAGLEFQRAVEQAMFNFGDGSQKAPTQRLTDFVKGKISSSLPGSSYIPGLISAPLHELLPPSIYERLKLGVSDFGRKMKGYYTEEANVIGTESRTSSPIRIPRNAQTLMHEGVEGLFPSGEGAGYAGGIISAAMDGQNVAKAVTAYIIPHAG
- a CDS encoding DoxX family protein — its product is MKAIMDLIGRICISLIFFYEAYDSIVYAKATKALMTEYGVVWRQDLLFYGAIVALVLGSILVLIGYRAGLGAFLLLAYWIPVTLIVHSFWNDAPELRRMESIHFMKNIAIVGGLLSVLVNGSGKISIRRLFATFRVRNA